The Armatimonadota bacterium genome has a segment encoding these proteins:
- a CDS encoding DUF2723 domain-containing protein, translated as MRSLRVLSASVRGSPGRRRLALRVGLPVAVAVMLLICYWLTLAPTITDPDSGELATAVHTMGVAHPTGYPLYLIVGKLFDLLPLGEPARRIAFFSAVSAAAGGGLLCWMLIALTGSGAAGVLGGLVLGLNWWVWPQANQVEVYALHVLLVCLVLAMFVRWLEQRTPRR; from the coding sequence GTGAGATCCCTGCGCGTGCTGTCTGCCAGTGTCCGGGGCTCCCCCGGCCGGCGGCGGTTGGCCCTGCGGGTCGGCCTCCCGGTCGCGGTCGCGGTGATGCTGCTCATCTGCTACTGGCTGACGCTCGCGCCCACGATCACCGACCCCGATTCCGGCGAACTGGCGACCGCGGTGCACACCATGGGCGTCGCCCACCCCACGGGTTATCCCCTGTACCTGATAGTGGGCAAGCTATTCGACCTGCTTCCCCTGGGCGAGCCGGCGCGCCGCATCGCCTTCTTCAGCGCGGTGTCAGCGGCGGCGGGCGGGGGGCTCCTGTGCTGGATGCTGATCGCGCTCACTGGCAGCGGGGCGGCGGGGGTGCTGGGCGGGCTGGTGCTGGGGCTCAACTGGTGGGTGTGGCCCCAGGCCAACCAGGTGGAGGTCTATGCGCTTCACGTGTTGCTGGTGTGCCTGGTGCTGGCGATGTTCGTGCGCTGGCTGGAGCAGCGCACGCCGCGGCG
- the rmuC gene encoding DNA recombination protein RmuC, with protein sequence MSAVEIVLAAGLAVVIVLLVVLLGRLRGNGPAELSWLRQSIADHGESLAQIRERLAASSQVSGDLQSGLGQARALLERMTAQDETDRRARERAQETVSRIQATLIGSYAKGRAGENVVAEALACFPAEMLQRDVALGGKRVEFALVMGDGRLLPIDSKWPSTDLLERLAQAEDPEAQRQLNDEIEAQVVKRVREVAGYIDAERTLPWAVAAVPEAVFAACRRAHAQAHERGVIVVPYGLLVPYLLTVYHLHLRYATGADAAQTQARLVEMARLLDNLERTLEGKLYRANTMLANACSECGQFVAAMRTSLSGALAAAGDTEDAARPPGTTEDP encoded by the coding sequence ATGAGCGCGGTTGAGATAGTGCTGGCAGCGGGGCTGGCGGTGGTGATCGTGCTGTTGGTGGTTCTCCTCGGGCGGCTGCGCGGGAATGGCCCGGCCGAGCTGTCGTGGCTGCGGCAGAGCATCGCGGACCACGGCGAATCGCTGGCGCAAATCCGCGAGCGCCTGGCGGCCTCCAGTCAAGTGAGCGGGGACCTGCAGTCGGGCCTGGGCCAGGCGCGCGCGCTACTGGAGCGCATGACGGCGCAAGATGAAACCGACCGGCGCGCCCGAGAGCGGGCCCAGGAGACGGTGAGTCGCATCCAGGCGACCCTCATCGGGAGCTACGCCAAGGGGCGCGCGGGCGAGAACGTGGTGGCGGAGGCGCTGGCGTGCTTTCCCGCGGAGATGCTCCAGCGCGACGTGGCGCTGGGGGGCAAGCGGGTGGAGTTCGCGCTGGTGATGGGTGACGGGCGGCTGCTGCCGATTGACTCCAAGTGGCCGTCCACGGACTTGCTCGAACGCCTGGCGCAAGCGGAGGATCCGGAGGCGCAGCGGCAGTTGAACGATGAAATCGAGGCCCAGGTCGTGAAGCGCGTGCGCGAAGTGGCGGGGTACATAGACGCCGAACGGACTCTGCCGTGGGCGGTGGCGGCGGTGCCCGAGGCGGTTTTCGCGGCCTGTCGGCGCGCCCATGCCCAGGCCCACGAGCGGGGGGTCATCGTGGTGCCCTATGGCCTGCTCGTGCCCTACCTGCTGACCGTGTATCATTTGCATCTGCGCTATGCAACCGGGGCCGATGCGGCGCAGACCCAGGCGCGCTTGGTGGAGATGGCGCGCCTGCTCGACAACCTGGAGCGCACCCTCGAAGGCAAGCTCTATCGCGCGAACACCATGCTTGCCAACGCCTGCAGCGAGTGCGGCCAGTTCGTCGCCGCCATGCGCACGTCGCTCAGCGGGGCGCTTGCGGCCGCGGGTGACACCGAGGACGCGGCGCGGCCGCCCGGCACCACCGAGGACCCGTGA
- a CDS encoding CehA/McbA family metallohydrolase, which translates to MFENPFRCRGNWYRANLHAHTTDTDGDLAPADTAEFYRRAGYHILAITDHWLVTEFASERDDFLVIPGAELGGDRARQGAGYHVVGLDLHARGRLARPAVPTAQELVDIIRADGGEAIIAHPYWSGLAAEEIAALAGCLAIEVYNTSCDLENARGCSATHWDDLLSLGHDLGALAVDDGHHSAVDHGRAWIMIRAESLTVEAVMEALRRGRYYASTGPEIRDLRIGDDRIRVTTSPVQSIAMVSAPTIGARAFGRRGQDLTRAEFPLPAARYCRIQAMTRDGKTAWSHPVLLVGPP; encoded by the coding sequence TTGTTCGAGAATCCCTTCCGTTGTCGCGGCAACTGGTATCGCGCCAACCTTCACGCCCACACTACCGACACCGACGGCGACCTTGCTCCCGCCGACACCGCCGAGTTCTACCGGCGCGCCGGGTATCACATTCTCGCCATCACCGACCACTGGCTGGTCACCGAGTTCGCGTCGGAGCGCGACGACTTCCTGGTCATTCCCGGCGCCGAGCTGGGCGGCGATCGTGCCCGGCAAGGCGCCGGCTATCACGTGGTCGGGCTTGACCTGCACGCGCGCGGCCGGCTGGCGCGCCCGGCGGTTCCGACCGCGCAGGAGCTGGTGGACATCATCCGCGCCGACGGCGGCGAGGCGATCATCGCCCACCCCTACTGGTCGGGGCTGGCGGCCGAGGAAATAGCGGCGCTGGCGGGCTGCCTGGCGATCGAGGTTTACAACACGAGCTGCGACCTCGAGAACGCGCGCGGCTGCAGCGCGACGCACTGGGATGACCTACTCAGCCTCGGCCACGACCTGGGCGCGCTCGCGGTGGACGACGGGCACCACAGCGCGGTGGATCACGGCCGGGCGTGGATCATGATCCGCGCCGAGAGCCTGACGGTGGAGGCGGTGATGGAGGCGCTGCGTCGCGGGCGCTATTACGCCTCCACCGGGCCGGAGATCCGCGACCTGCGCATCGGCGACGATCGCATTCGCGTTACGACCTCGCCGGTGCAATCAATCGCCATGGTTTCCGCCCCCACCATAGGCGCGCGGGCGTTCGGCCGCCGTGGCCAGGACCTTACGCGGGCGGAGTTCCCACTGCCGGCCGCGCGCTACTGCCGCATTCAGGCCATGACCCGCGACGGGAAGACAGCCTGGTCCCACCCGGTGCTGCTGGTAGGCCCGCCCTGA
- a CDS encoding YtxH domain-containing protein, producing the protein MSMRSGEFVGGLLLGALVGAALGLLFAPEAGEKMRSRIKDRAGDLKERAARSGSEWCEKSKEVLREKKEQIATRLRGRGEEEEA; encoded by the coding sequence ATGAGCATGCGAAGCGGCGAGTTCGTGGGAGGCCTGCTGTTGGGTGCGCTGGTCGGCGCCGCTCTGGGGTTGCTGTTCGCGCCGGAGGCGGGTGAGAAGATGCGCAGCCGCATCAAGGACCGCGCGGGCGATCTCAAGGAGCGGGCTGCTCGCAGCGGCTCCGAGTGGTGCGAGAAAAGCAAGGAAGTGCTGCGCGAGAAGAAAGAGCAGATCGCGACGCGCCTGCGTGGTCGCGGCGAGGAGGAAGAGGCCTGA
- a CDS encoding GNAT family N-acetyltransferase, which produces MTSQRFMHDCASRVATATRCVDEEFPMSTVDISPSRAEEFDQILVLLHQLWPDWRADEERVRRAFLKGIRSRAQVYLSARVDGEVIGFASLTIKNSLWLDGGPAHTDEMIVHEDFRGQGVGSLLLEELVKVAKRHSCTCIELDSGFHRTQAHEFYRSRGFESRGLVFSKGL; this is translated from the coding sequence ATGACATCCCAGCGGTTCATGCATGACTGTGCTTCACGTGTCGCCACCGCCACCCGCTGCGTTGATGAGGAGTTCCCGATGAGCACGGTGGACATCTCGCCCTCCAGAGCGGAGGAGTTCGACCAGATACTGGTGCTGCTGCATCAGCTGTGGCCGGATTGGCGCGCTGACGAGGAACGCGTGCGCCGAGCATTCCTGAAGGGCATCCGCTCGCGGGCCCAGGTCTATCTGTCGGCGCGCGTTGACGGCGAGGTCATCGGGTTCGCTTCCCTGACGATCAAGAACAGCCTGTGGCTGGATGGAGGCCCTGCCCATACTGATGAGATGATCGTGCACGAGGACTTCCGTGGGCAGGGCGTGGGCAGCCTGCTGCTAGAGGAACTGGTCAAGGTCGCCAAGCGACACTCGTGCACATGCATCGAACTCGACTCCGGCTTCCACCGAACGCAGGCCCACGAGTTCTACCGATCGCGGGGCTTTGAGAGTCGCGGCCTCGTGTTCTCGAAGGGGTTGTGA